In the genome of Arachis hypogaea cultivar Tifrunner chromosome 9, arahy.Tifrunner.gnm2.J5K5, whole genome shotgun sequence, the window CCTTAAAAAGAATACCGAACCAAATTGTtgcgaaattttataaaaatctataTAAAAAAACCATCCgaatagtattttatttttaattaagaatAAATGGATGAAATATCATATTGTttccaaaatttataaaattttagacgAATAATTTATAGCGTTAGATGGATAAAACTCACAATCAACAAGGGATAAAATATTAATAGAGAAAGTCTAGGAGGCCaataacttttgtgttttgtggctaacatttaatcatcaaaagaaaagtgagtgatctctcatcattaaatataatctcacacaattaaaaatactattgatagccaattgatggttacaaaatacaaaaattgttGTTCCCTAGCACTCCTCAATATTAATTGGTGTAAGtataaaaacttgaaaaaaaatactCAATACGATACCCAAATCTTGTTTAGTGGTAACATCAAAATTGTAAATCTAATTAGGAATGTGTACCAGTTGATAACAAGAATATTACAATTCTAAGCTAAAACTAACAGATTTCCGGTCATTAGTTGACAATAATATTGAATTTACCGCGGTCTTAAAGTCAACCTTCTCGTCATCGTTGAATGAGTATGTGAGCTTGACAATCTTCAAGTCATGCCACCAACACTTTGTATCACCAAAATGGTCAAACCACTCCTGCTTTTTTCTGCCCATCAGCAACTCATAGACAAACTGTTGTGTtcccaaaacaacaaatatagttAGTTAGAGACACTGCACAccatttatatatattgttaactGATAATCAATAGTGTGGTTCTGAAAACTACATCAAATTAGTTGGTTTAACCAATTAATCAAAAATTGGTCACTTGATCAATCTGATTCAGAtaagaaaatcaatttaaaaaaatcaataaaaaggtCAAAAAACCATTAAATAAGTTGAATCAGTTCAAATTTTTACTGGAAAAAAACTTGTtagaagttattttttaaaatagattttttttgaatatatatatatatatatatatatatattatacaaaatatattattataatatctaATTCAATTCTGattaaacttcaattaaatatttaaacattCAGTTTTACCGATTCAATAATGAACGATCTAatttttcagaaccttgattgaTACAGGGTTGTGAGTGGTTCACGAAAATATTGTAAAAACATTAATGGCGAACCAATACTGATATGACAAAAAAACTAATAAGCATACCACAGTGAATGGTTTCATGCCATAATCATCctgaaagaagaatgaaatagTTTTTGGACAGCAACAAGAGAGCAACCAATTCATATAATGGAAATACAGATCCTCATCCTCATTTGGAGAAGAGTCCAATTCCAAGCATTTGATACTAGGAGGAATGGATGAAACTTGCTGTATACTCAGACAATTCTGTTCAATCTACATAAATCATGATGCATAAAagcaaataaattaataaataaatagaattggaACAGATATGCAAGCAAACACAATGAATTAATCAAGTAACTAGCTAGCTAGTGAATCTACTTACCCCATCCATATGATAGACAGAGAGGGAGAGTGATGCCAAAACCTTTCGTGGTTTAATGTTTAGGATAAATTCCCTCAAGCTATAATAACCACGCCTAGAATCATGGGCAGGAGAAGCATCGAATACCAAATGATCAGAACTTGTTAGGAAAGATATAATAGCTCTGTCATCCCCGCAATAgtaaaatgataataaatttgGAGCATCAATATTCACCTCCTTCAAGTCAGAGTTAACCTCCAAGATCATGAGTTGAGCACTCGAAATATTAATTCTCTCTAACATATTGCAAGAACACAATTCCAAATGCTCAAGGAAAGGGAAATTATGAAATAGATCAAGTAACCACTTCTCTGTAATACTGGAGTTCCTCAGCCGCAAACATCTCAACCTTGTGAAACTGTCTAAATTCAACCTGAGGGGAGCTTCTAAATTATAGAAAGGACCATATGCATAACATAAGTTCTCAAGATTTGGAGCATCAATATATACCTCTTTTATTCCTTGAATTTCAGCTTCCTTTAGCTTTTGTAGACCATGCAAGAATAATGATTCCACAAATTTTTCGTTTTCAAATGGATTCTTCTTTTTATATACTAAACAACAAGATACAGTTAAATCTTCAAGCAGGGGACAGTGAGAAATGAGATGCTCAATAATTCCTTTATCTTCAACGAGTAGATCACGTAAACATAGTGTTCTCAGTGAAAATAACTTGATAGAATGATTGAAGAATGATTGgttaagttttatttttcctttcaacACCAACTTAGTAAGAGATTTAACTTCAAAGACACAACGTGGTAAGTCATATGGTGGAACACGATAGGTGTCAAAGTAGAAGAGGCAAAGCTCAAGTACTTCCACACGATTTTCGCTAACCATGTTCATCCAAAGATCAAAATGATGGGACATATACTTATTGTGTTCTCGCATCATGTCGAGCTTAAATACTTTTATTGTTAAGCTTTGCTCACGAAGCTTCAACAATCTTCTCGTGACATAGCCAATTAGTTTGTCTAGTTTGCTAATTATCTGAGGACTATAAGAACCAAAAATAATTCTGTCGCAAATGGATAATATGGGAAATGAATACCATGTGTCTCTCCATTCATTTGACAAAACACTAGTCATAGCCGCATCTTTTTCTGGCAACCTTGCAAGAATGTCATGAAGTATAGGTTTTGGCAGAGCAGATATTCGGTCCATTTCTTCATAACATCATAAGCCGTTGAAAAAAGAGTTCTAAACGTCAATATAAATGATTTATCAGAGTAACGGAAGGATCTAATGTCTAAAAACCTCAAAAACAAACTCTTTTAAATCAACATGGCATCTGGTAGAAAATGGAAACTTTTATTTTAACCGAACCCTATGGAAACTTTTATGTAAAATTGCCATCCAGAATTTTCAGAAAATAAACAACATCAAAGACTTACGAGaagcaaaataaaacagaaaaaaaaggggaaaaagatcCACAAGCAGAATGAAAGAGAGATATCACAGATATGTTTGAAGTTCTACGAGGAAGATGCATTTACCGAAGAAACTTTGCCGCTTCGTTCAATCTCTCTACGACTCCTCTGTTGAGAAGTAACCGCAAGGGGTTAACAGTACTAAATTATTCTTCAATTCGCTTTATATATAGTTGCTATCACTAATGACCTAGGGCTTGTTTAAGtaagtttttaagaaaaaataattattttttataaaaagattttaaaaaataaaaataattttatatttaaatatctataaaaaaaattttatatatcaattatattttaatataataatataaaatattttttgtttatttattataaaaaaattaaaattttttaaaagaaatataaattataattttttaaaaaaagtattttttattttatttttaaaaatttatcaaatatactaaaaaataaaaaaatattttcttataaaaatatatttttattaagggattttttatttttataaataaaataaatatgatttttaccaaaatccgtaattttaaaaaaatttacctttttaaatttttctttgttaactcgtttacactgtaaacgagatagcaGTGcttgtatctcgtttacacagtAAACGAGATAAGGCATGTCCGCGCCTATAAGTATAAGTCGTTTACAGCATTGTTTCGGGTCCCATTTTGACTTAGTCAacctctttctcccccttttaACCCTTTCCTACTCTATTTTTGACTGATACAGTCATGGCGCGCTAGGTGGGAAACGACGGGGACATCAACAGGCTGAACGAGACGTCGCATTACGCCAAGGCGGCCGACTTCGAGGTTAATTGCGTTCTGTTCATTTAATCTAAGTATGTGGCCATTGTTAGGGTAGTCTTGTAGTGACAAGAACGTAATTAAATGGTTTTTAAAACTCTATTTGCTTGTGCAAAGTTGTTATGGCTTAATTATTGGTTTGGAACTCTGTTTTTGTTGTGCTAGGTTGTTAGTATTGATAGCATTCTAATTAGGATTTTATTATTGGCATATGTGATGTAGAGATATGTGCAGGGTTTAAACATAAAAGTATGTTTTTAAGTAAAAGTAGCTGTAGTTTAGATAGAAATATTTGCTTAAAACAATTACTAAACAGAAAAAAGTAACATAttcattaaaacaaaaatttataatcATCTCTTTATgaggttgaattttttttataattcttcaAAGGCCTCGACTTCTACTGCCTCGACGAATGAGTCATACCCTTTCTCCACCCGACGCCATCGTCCCGTATCTGGTTGAGGCCGAATTCGACCACATGATGTCCCAATATCATAAATGTTTAGGCCTTAAAAAACTAACATTCCCATGTCAACATGGCAAACTATACAAGGATGAATTTTTCACAGTAAATTTTATaagaaatcaaatattttcatgtTAAATGTGTGCAATTATACCTATTATGCAATGATAGAGAGgataatttattatttagttttcaaaaaatattggAATAACTATCctgaaattttgaaaagaaaaacttataaaataaatatattagtaaaataatataataaaaattaactatcattatttatattttcatcataagactttattattttaatttaaaataaataaaattttattttttcactttatACTTCATCACTTTGAAGAAATTTGTCACATGCAGTGTGGTTACATATGTATCTCTAGGGagggagaaaaaagaaaaaaaagacacaaacacaaataatcataAAACAATCACCATAAAACTATCCAATTtgaagaacatctcttagattaAATCATTAAAGTATACAACGACGAGAGTACGGACCCTCACTTCTCCGAAAGATAGCGAGAGTggaattgaaatttattttacgGTTTTGAGGGTGAAAACGAGAACAAGAATTTTTGCTCATTAAAAACTTAAACCATTCTGATCTTAAATTTTGCAATTATCAAAATTCACCTTGAACGGTGCATCGAAATCCAAAGCTTAATAGCATAGCTACTCAAGATTTAGAGAATCAATACGTACTTCTAGTATTCTTTGAATTTTAACAAGTTacattttagaaaagaaaaatacttaTATGATAATATCTTCATATGAAGATGACATTATAATCTCTTAGAtggttaattaaatatatttagtcaAACATATCACATCATATAATGGGTCACAATACCATTGCTTGTATCATTCATTTTGCACTTTCACCTAGAACAACCACATTATTCCGCTTAAATTGAAATTCCAGAATTCAATTGATGGCAGAATCTAGAAAATTCTAATAAATGATATCCAAATATACTGTGTCACTAGTAGATTATGTTAAGCAAAAAGATTTAACTTAGTATATACATAAGCACTAAGATAAATGCATACGCACACACATCTAAGAAACTCAAATGGGGAATGCATGTCTGGCAAGATTACAACTCTAAGCCAAAAGTGATTAATTCCTCAACAGGGGATTCTGGCAATGCATCTAACATGGCTTTAAGATCTTCAACATTTTCATAAGTCCTTTCTAAATGTGTGACCTTCACAACCTTCAACCCATGCCAACAACACTGTTTGCTCCTTGAACGGAGATAGCACCCGCACTTCTTTCTATCCATCAGCATCTCATAGAAAAACTGTTATTTTTGTGAAATAATGAGTAAAGTTAGAGGCTCCATataacattttatttatcttgATAAGTATTTGATATTATCAACACTCAACAAATGAAACTTGGACTTAAAGTTGTAAAGGGGAAAATTCAAGCTGAAAATTTTGGAGACAATGACATACCACAATGAATGCCTTCATGTTAAAATTAGATTGCAAGCAGAATGAAATAGTTTTCGGGAAGCAACTTGAAAGCAACCAATTCATAAGGGGAAAATAGCGAGCTTCCATATTCATAGGAAAACATAATTGAACATGTTTAATACATGGAGGAGGTGATGAAACTTGCAATACACCCACACCCAGGATTTCTCTAATCTGCATAATTCAGGGTACAAacagacaaataaataaataaatttggaaAATATGCAAGCAGAAGGAACCAATCAAGTAGAAAGTGCACACTTACCGAATATGGCTCGTGGATAAAAAGGGAAAGAGATGCCAAAACCTTTTGGGGTTTAATGTTTTGGACAAATTCCCTCAAGCTATAAACATGACGATGATTCATAATCACACCGTAATGAGCATTGAGTTCAAGTTGATTAGAAATTCTCAGAAAAGATATGACAGGGTTGCCTTTCCCGTCATACTCGCAGGATAATAAATTTGGAGCATCAATGTTGACCTCCTTCAAGTTAGAGCAATGTGATAAACTGAAGAACTTCAGTTCAGGACTTGGAATATTAATCCTTTCATGCTCAAACATAGAGCAATTATGCAACATCAAACTCTCAAGGAAAGGAATCCAATAAAACTGTTCAAGGAACCACTTGTTTGGGCTCCTCAAATTCTGCAAGCTCAACCATCTCAAATTTGTACAACTATCCAAATTCATCTTAAAAGGTGTATCCATATCAAGAGCACGATAATATAAGTTCTCAAGATTCGGAGCATCAATATATACCTCTTGTATTCCTCGGATATCAGCGCCCTTCAGCTTTTGTAGACCTTGCAAGTTGCAAGCTTAAATATTTCACTCAATAGGTCATAATCCTAGAATAGTGTGTATCCTCCACGTGAAGGGTTATATACATAACAAAAATGAAGAGTTAAATGCTCAATCAAAGGACAATGTGAAATGAAATGCTCGATAACCCTTTCATCTTCAAGAAGTACATGACTCAAAGACAATGTTCTCATTGAGAAAAACTTGAGCGAATGGTTTAAGAATGCAGGGTCAAGTCTAATCCCCTCTCTCAACACCAACTTAGTTAAATTCTTTGATTGCTAAGCCTTGGTCACGAAGCCTAGTTAATCTTTTACTGACATACTGAATGAACATGTCTAATTTGccatgtaaattaaaaaaattgcggCTGCAATAAGACAATATGGGAAATGAAAACCATGTTTCTCTCCATGCCTTTGACAAAACACTAGTCTTAGCAGCATCTTTGTCTGGTAACCTTCCGAGGATGTCATGAAGTATAACTTTTGGCAGACCGGATATTCGGTCCATTTCTTCTCAAACTACAGTTGTGTCCCTGGGATAAGGCGTTGAAAAAAGAGTTCAACATGTATCAGTATGGCATCTAGTAAAAAATAGGGACTAAGAACTTTTCAGGGACGAGTTTTTTCATATTAAAGCTCAAACTTTTCAGCATG includes:
- the LOC112710060 gene encoding putative F-box/FBD/LRR-repeat protein At4g00315, with the protein product MDRISALPKPILHDILARLPEKDAAMTSVLSNEWRDTWYSFPILSICDRIIFGSYSPQIISKLDKLIGYVTRRLLKLREQSLTIKVFKLDMMREHNKYMSHHFDLWMNMVSENRVEVLELCLFYFDTYRVPPYDLPRCVFEVKSLTKLVLKGKIKLNQSFFNHSIKLFSLRTLCLRDLLVEDKGIIEHLISHCPLLEDLTVSCCLVYKKKNPFENEKFVESLFLHGLQKLKEAEIQGIKEVYIDAPNLENLCYAYGPFYNLEAPLRLNLDSFTRLRCLRLRNSSITEKWLLDLFHNFPFLEHLELCSCNMLERINISSAQLMILEVNSDLKEVNIDAPNLLSFYYCGDDRAIISFLTSSDHLVFDASPAHDSRRGYYSLREFILNIKPRKVLASLSLSVYHMDGIEQNCLSIQQVSSIPPSIKCLELDSSPNEDEDLYFHYMNWLLSCCCPKTISFFFQDDYGMKPFTVFVYELLMGRKKQEWFDHFGDTKCWWHDLKIVKLTYSFNDDEKVDFKTAVNSILLSTNDRKSVSFSLEL
- the LOC112710061 gene encoding uncharacterized protein, whose product is MDTPFKMNLDSCTNLRWLSLQNLRSPNKWFLEQFYWIPFLESLMLHNCSMFEHERINIPSPELKFFSLSHCSNLKEVNIDAPNLLSCEYDGKGNPVISFLRISNQLELNAHYGVIMNHRHVYSLREFVQNIKPQKVLASLSLFIHEPYSIREILGVGVLQVSSPPPCIKHVQLCFPMNMEARYFPLMNWLLSSCFPKTISFCLQSNFNMKAFIVFFYEMLMDRKKCGCYLRSRSKQCCWHGLKVVKVTHLERTYENVEDLKAMLDALPESPVEELITFGLEL